One Cupriavidus taiwanensis DNA window includes the following coding sequences:
- a CDS encoding AraC family transcriptional regulator yields the protein MEKGSVAICFVHHAIAGLRARGIDPDPVLRGAGIAPALLAVPQARVSAASYSELWLAVAAALDDEFFGQDSRSMKCGSFAMLCHAVAGSRTLAQGLERITRYFRLLLDDIGVRLERHGDEAALVLTAPRAHLGRQPGVFAQETMLIMLHGLMSWLLRRRVPVRLAAFDYAEPPYSAEYRVMYSRQLAFAQPATALVFDAALLAQPVRQDERSLKAFLRDAPHNVVVKYSDRSSMGARVRRLLRNQRPDQWPTFEDLAVSLNLSASSLRRRLMEEGVSYQDLKDALRRDLAIEALSHSGRPVADIAAELGFAEPGAFHRAFRRWTGSRPGAYRRLAED from the coding sequence ATGGAAAAAGGCAGTGTCGCCATCTGTTTCGTCCACCACGCCATCGCCGGCCTGCGCGCGCGCGGCATCGACCCCGATCCGGTGCTGCGCGGCGCCGGCATTGCCCCGGCGCTGCTGGCGGTGCCGCAGGCGCGGGTCTCGGCCGCCAGCTACAGCGAACTGTGGCTGGCCGTGGCGGCGGCGCTGGATGATGAGTTCTTCGGCCAGGATTCGCGCAGCATGAAGTGCGGCAGCTTTGCCATGCTGTGCCATGCGGTGGCGGGCAGCCGCACGCTGGCGCAGGGGCTGGAGCGCATCACGCGGTACTTCCGGCTGCTGCTCGACGATATCGGCGTGCGGCTGGAGCGGCATGGCGACGAGGCCGCGCTGGTGCTGACCGCGCCGCGCGCACACCTGGGGCGGCAGCCCGGCGTGTTCGCGCAGGAAACCATGCTGATCATGCTGCATGGGCTGATGAGCTGGCTGCTGCGGCGGCGCGTGCCGGTGCGGCTGGCGGCGTTCGACTATGCCGAGCCCCCTTACAGCGCGGAATATCGCGTCATGTATTCGCGCCAGCTGGCGTTCGCGCAGCCGGCCACGGCGCTGGTGTTCGACGCGGCGCTGCTGGCGCAGCCGGTGCGCCAGGACGAGCGCAGCCTGAAGGCCTTCCTGCGCGACGCTCCGCACAACGTCGTGGTCAAGTATTCAGACCGCAGCAGCATGGGCGCGCGCGTGCGCCGGCTGTTGCGCAACCAGCGTCCCGATCAATGGCCGACCTTCGAAGACCTGGCCGTCAGCCTGAACCTGTCGGCATCGTCGTTGCGGCGCCGGCTGATGGAGGAGGGCGTCAGCTACCAGGACCTGAAGGATGCGCTGCGGCGCGACCTGGCGATCGAGGCGCTCAGCCATTCGGGGCGCCCGGTGGCGGATATCGCGGCCGAGCTCGGCTTTGCCGAGCCCGGCGCGTTCCACCGCGCGTTCCGGCGCTGGACCGGATCGCGCCCGGGGGCCTACCGCCGGCTGGCGGAAGATTGA
- the fghA gene encoding S-formylglutathione hydrolase: MELISQHGCHGGVQRFYRHDSVAIGLPMRFSVYLPPQAQAGARVPVLFYLAGLTCTEETFMIKAGAQRFAAEHGLMLVAPDTSPRGAGLPGEADAWDFGVGAGFYVDAAEAPWQKHWRMESYVAEELFELVTTALPGDAARVGIFGHSMGGHGALVLAQRHPQRFRSVSAFAPIAAPSRCPWGEKAFTGYLGSDRAAWAQYDASELMARQQGAPFPAGILVDQGLDDQFLQSQLHPEAFAAACQAVGQPLTLRRHSGYDHGYYFITSFIADHIRHHATQL; the protein is encoded by the coding sequence ATGGAACTGATCTCGCAACACGGCTGCCACGGCGGCGTGCAGCGCTTCTATCGCCATGACTCGGTGGCGATCGGGCTGCCGATGCGTTTCTCGGTCTACCTGCCACCGCAGGCGCAGGCGGGCGCACGCGTGCCGGTGCTGTTTTACCTGGCCGGCCTGACCTGCACCGAAGAGACCTTCATGATCAAGGCCGGCGCCCAGCGTTTTGCCGCCGAGCACGGCCTGATGCTGGTGGCGCCCGACACCAGCCCGCGCGGCGCAGGCCTGCCGGGCGAGGCGGATGCATGGGACTTCGGCGTGGGCGCGGGGTTCTATGTCGACGCCGCCGAGGCCCCTTGGCAGAAGCACTGGCGCATGGAGAGCTACGTCGCGGAAGAACTGTTCGAACTGGTGACCACCGCGTTGCCGGGGGATGCCGCGCGCGTCGGCATCTTCGGGCATTCGATGGGCGGGCACGGTGCGCTGGTGCTGGCGCAGCGCCATCCGCAGCGCTTCCGCTCGGTGTCGGCGTTCGCGCCGATCGCCGCGCCGTCGCGCTGCCCGTGGGGCGAGAAGGCCTTTACCGGCTACCTCGGCAGCGACCGCGCCGCGTGGGCCCAGTATGACGCGAGCGAGCTGATGGCGCGCCAGCAAGGGGCGCCGTTCCCGGCCGGCATCCTGGTCGACCAGGGGCTGGACGACCAGTTCCTGCAAAGCCAGCTGCATCCGGAGGCCTTCGCCGCGGCGTGCCAGGCCGTCGGCCAGCCGCTGACGCTGCGCCGGCACAGCGGCTACGACCACGGCTACTACTTCATCACCAGCTTTATCGCCGACCACATCCGGCACCACGCCACGCAGCTGTAG
- a CDS encoding S-(hydroxymethyl)glutathione dehydrogenase/class III alcohol dehydrogenase, which produces MKTKAAIAWKAGAPLTIEDVDLDGPRAGEVLVEVKATGICHTDYYTLSGADPEGIFPAILGHEGAGIVTDVGPGVTSLKPGDHVIPLYTPECRQCKFCLSRKTNLCQAIRATQGKGLMPDGTSRFSIDGKPIFHYMGTSTFANHIVVPEIALAKIRPDAPFDKVCYIGCGVTTGVGAVLFTAKVEAGANVVVFGLGGIGLNVIQAAKMVGADKIIGVDLNPGREAMARKFGMTHFINPKDVDNVVDHIIQLTDGGADYSFECIGNTQVMRQALECCHKGWGKSIIIGVAEAGAEISTRPFQLVTGREWKGSAFGGARGRTDVPKIVDWYMEGKLNIDDLITHTLPLERINEGFDLMKRGESIRSVVLY; this is translated from the coding sequence ATGAAAACCAAAGCCGCCATCGCCTGGAAAGCCGGCGCCCCGCTGACCATCGAAGACGTCGACCTCGACGGCCCGCGCGCCGGCGAAGTGCTGGTGGAAGTGAAGGCCACCGGCATCTGCCACACCGACTACTACACGCTGTCCGGCGCCGACCCGGAAGGCATCTTTCCCGCCATCCTGGGCCATGAGGGCGCCGGCATCGTCACCGACGTCGGCCCGGGCGTGACCTCGCTCAAGCCCGGCGACCACGTGATCCCGCTGTACACGCCGGAATGCCGCCAGTGCAAGTTCTGCCTGTCGCGCAAGACCAACCTGTGCCAGGCCATCCGCGCCACCCAGGGCAAGGGCCTGATGCCCGACGGCACCTCGCGCTTCTCGATCGATGGCAAGCCGATCTTCCACTACATGGGCACCTCGACCTTTGCCAACCACATCGTGGTGCCGGAGATCGCGCTGGCGAAGATCCGCCCCGATGCGCCGTTCGACAAGGTCTGCTACATCGGCTGCGGCGTCACCACCGGCGTCGGCGCGGTGCTGTTCACCGCCAAGGTGGAAGCCGGCGCCAACGTGGTCGTGTTCGGCCTGGGCGGCATCGGCCTGAACGTGATCCAGGCGGCGAAGATGGTGGGCGCCGACAAGATCATCGGCGTCGACCTGAACCCGGGCCGCGAAGCGATGGCGCGCAAGTTCGGCATGACCCACTTCATCAACCCGAAGGATGTGGACAACGTGGTCGACCACATCATCCAGCTGACCGACGGCGGCGCCGACTACTCGTTCGAATGCATCGGCAATACGCAGGTCATGCGCCAGGCGCTGGAGTGCTGCCACAAGGGCTGGGGCAAGTCGATCATCATCGGCGTGGCCGAGGCCGGCGCGGAGATCTCGACGCGTCCGTTCCAGCTGGTGACCGGGCGCGAGTGGAAGGGTTCCGCTTTCGGCGGCGCGCGCGGCCGCACCGACGTGCCGAAGATCGTCGACTGGTACATGGAAGGCAAGCTCAATATCGACGACCTGATCACCCACACGCTGCCGCTGGAGCGCATCAACGAAGGCTTCGACCTGATGAAGCGCGGCGAGTCGATCCGCTCGGTGGTGCTGTACTAG
- a CDS encoding NTP/NDP exchange transporter — MDEPAHDAPAGRLARLWHGFGVRSGEGGAVVAGFLFFFCLFASYFMLRPVRETMGIAGGVKNLQWLFTATFVVMLAAIPLYGAVCAWLPRRRFVPWVYAFFIANLLAFALATRALPDNVWLARVFYVWLSVFNLFVVSVAWSLMADVFRPEQARRLFALLAAGASAGGLAGPVLGGWLVPHIGLTGLMLLSAALLAATLPGVGWLFGWRRRAGAGVGPPGQRVAGAAEDPANPIGGGLLAGLSLLLRSRYLLGIALFVILLATASTFLYFEQARLVAEAFPERTRQTQVFSALDAVVQALTILVQLFFTGRMARRYGVTVLLTAVPLAVAAGFLVLALLPTFGVLAGVMILRRVGEYALLRPGREMLFTVVDAETKYKAKNVIDTAVYRAGDAVSAWVKTAIDALSGHPATVALAGALLAVGWAGLGWWLGRRHAGQLRPTGEEPGSDVDHGVELAARRR, encoded by the coding sequence GTGGACGAGCCCGCGCACGACGCGCCTGCCGGCCGCCTGGCCCGACTGTGGCACGGCTTCGGCGTGCGCAGCGGCGAAGGCGGCGCCGTGGTGGCCGGCTTCCTGTTCTTCTTCTGCCTGTTCGCCAGCTATTTCATGCTGCGCCCGGTGCGCGAGACCATGGGCATCGCCGGCGGTGTGAAAAACCTGCAATGGCTGTTCACCGCCACCTTTGTCGTGATGCTGGCCGCGATCCCGCTCTACGGCGCGGTCTGCGCCTGGCTGCCGCGGCGCCGCTTCGTGCCGTGGGTATACGCCTTCTTCATCGCCAACCTGCTGGCCTTCGCACTGGCCACGCGCGCGCTGCCCGACAACGTCTGGCTGGCGCGCGTGTTCTACGTGTGGCTGTCCGTGTTCAACCTGTTCGTGGTGTCGGTGGCCTGGAGCCTGATGGCCGATGTGTTCCGCCCCGAGCAGGCGCGCCGGCTGTTCGCGCTGCTGGCCGCCGGCGCCAGCGCGGGCGGACTCGCCGGGCCGGTGCTGGGCGGCTGGCTGGTGCCGCACATCGGCCTGACCGGCCTGATGCTGCTGTCGGCCGCATTGCTGGCCGCCACGCTGCCGGGCGTGGGCTGGCTGTTCGGCTGGCGCCGTCGTGCCGGCGCCGGCGTCGGGCCGCCGGGCCAGCGCGTTGCCGGCGCGGCCGAGGATCCGGCCAATCCGATCGGCGGCGGACTGCTGGCCGGGCTGTCGCTGCTGCTGCGTTCGCGCTACCTGCTCGGCATCGCTCTGTTCGTGATCCTGCTGGCCACCGCCAGTACCTTCCTCTACTTCGAGCAGGCCCGGCTCGTCGCCGAGGCCTTTCCCGAGCGCACCCGCCAGACCCAGGTGTTCAGCGCGCTGGATGCCGTGGTACAGGCGCTGACCATCCTCGTGCAGCTATTCTTCACTGGCAGGATGGCGCGCCGCTACGGCGTCACCGTGCTGCTGACCGCGGTGCCGCTGGCCGTTGCCGCTGGATTCCTGGTGCTGGCGCTGCTTCCAACCTTCGGCGTACTGGCCGGCGTCATGATCCTGCGGCGCGTGGGCGAGTATGCGCTGCTGCGCCCCGGCCGCGAGATGCTGTTCACCGTCGTCGATGCCGAGACCAAGTACAAGGCCAAGAACGTGATCGACACCGCCGTCTACCGCGCGGGCGATGCGGTCAGCGCGTGGGTCAAGACTGCGATCGATGCGCTGTCGGGACATCCCGCGACGGTGGCATTGGCGGGAGCGCTGCTGGCGGTGGGGTGGGCCGGACTGGGTTGGTGGCTGGGGCGGCGGCATGCGGGACAGTTGCGGCCAACGGGTGAAGAACCTGGCAGTGATGTCGACCATGGGGTGGAACTCGCGGCCCGCAGACGCTGA
- a CDS encoding aldo/keto reductase, whose product MSIDRRSFLGLAAGLAATGFGPAPPSHAATVAAPLRRTIPGTTEALPVIGMGTADTFDVGAGADERKPLAEVMGLLLQTEGSVVDTAPSYGSAEAVTGDLLRAANARNRVFLATKISARSGAPAQAQWERSLADLHVDKVDLLQIHNLIDWQGNLRWLRQLKEQGRIRYLGITHYRDDAHEALEKIVRAERVDFVQINYSVGERNAERTLLPLCEARGVAVLVNRPFQDGRLFRVVKDRALPPWAGDIDCGSWGQLFLKFVVSHPAVTAAIPATSKPRNMADNLGAALGRMPDPGQRERIAALLR is encoded by the coding sequence ATGTCGATCGACCGTCGCTCATTCCTCGGCCTGGCCGCCGGGCTGGCCGCCACAGGGTTCGGGCCCGCGCCGCCGTCCCATGCCGCCACCGTCGCCGCGCCCCTGCGCCGCACCATTCCTGGCACTACCGAAGCCCTGCCCGTGATCGGCATGGGCACCGCCGACACCTTCGACGTCGGGGCCGGCGCCGACGAACGCAAGCCGCTGGCGGAGGTCATGGGGCTGTTGCTGCAGACCGAAGGCTCGGTGGTCGATACCGCGCCCAGCTACGGCAGTGCCGAAGCCGTGACGGGCGACCTGCTGCGCGCGGCCAATGCGCGCAACCGGGTTTTCCTGGCCACCAAGATCTCGGCCCGATCCGGCGCGCCGGCGCAGGCGCAATGGGAACGCTCGCTGGCAGACCTGCATGTGGACAAGGTCGACCTGCTGCAGATTCACAACCTGATCGACTGGCAGGGCAACCTGCGCTGGCTGCGCCAGTTGAAGGAACAGGGCCGCATCCGCTACCTCGGCATCACCCATTACCGCGACGACGCGCACGAGGCGCTGGAAAAAATCGTGCGCGCCGAGCGCGTGGACTTTGTCCAGATCAACTACTCCGTGGGCGAGCGCAATGCCGAGCGAACGTTGCTGCCGCTGTGCGAGGCGCGCGGCGTGGCGGTCCTGGTCAACCGGCCGTTCCAGGACGGCCGCCTGTTCCGCGTCGTCAAGGACCGCGCGCTGCCGCCATGGGCCGGCGACATCGACTGCGGCTCTTGGGGCCAGCTGTTCCTGAAGTTCGTCGTCAGCCATCCGGCCGTGACCGCCGCCATCCCGGCGACCTCCAAGCCGCGCAACATGGCCGACAATCTCGGCGCCGCGCTGGGCCGCATGCCCGATCCCGGCCAGCGCGAGCGCATCGCCGCGCTGCTTCGCTGA
- a CDS encoding type II toxin-antitoxin system VapC family toxin yields MSVLVDTSVWVGHFRHRNEALVSLMEADQVLTHPMIVAELACGTPPSPRAQTLGDIGLLQPARQATLAEVIALVERERLYGLGCGLVDVTLLASTLITPGARLWTLDQRLGELSVRFGVGYRARLH; encoded by the coding sequence ATGAGCGTGCTCGTCGACACGTCGGTGTGGGTGGGCCATTTCCGGCACCGCAATGAAGCCCTGGTTAGCCTGATGGAGGCTGACCAGGTGCTGACCCACCCCATGATCGTGGCTGAGCTGGCCTGCGGCACGCCGCCGTCGCCCCGGGCACAGACGCTCGGCGACATCGGGCTGTTGCAGCCTGCCAGGCAGGCAACGCTGGCCGAGGTCATCGCACTGGTCGAGCGCGAGAGACTGTACGGGCTGGGCTGCGGCCTTGTGGATGTCACCCTGCTGGCTTCGACGCTGATTACTCCCGGCGCCCGGCTCTGGACGCTGGACCAGCGCCTGGGGGAATTGTCCGTCCGGTTTGGCGTGGGATACCGCGCTCGCCTGCACTAG
- a CDS encoding type II toxin-antitoxin system VapB family antitoxin translates to MRTTVTVDDALYEQALEMADPGMDKSDLFREAIKTFVRVQAAKRLAALGGAAPDMQDVPRRAPAPEAK, encoded by the coding sequence ATGCGCACGACAGTCACGGTCGATGACGCCCTGTATGAACAAGCACTGGAAATGGCGGACCCCGGCATGGACAAATCAGACCTCTTTCGCGAAGCCATCAAGACCTTCGTTCGGGTGCAGGCGGCCAAGCGCCTCGCGGCCCTCGGCGGCGCGGCCCCCGACATGCAAGACGTGCCGCGTCGCGCTCCCGCACCCGAGGCCAAATGA
- a CDS encoding GntP family permease — protein MGPVTGTTLLVYALIAVIALVVLIARYKLNPFITLVVVSVLLGFAVGMPMSEIVKSFEAGVGGTLGHIALVVGLGTMLGKMMAESGGAERIANTLIDFFGAKNVHWAMATIAFIVGLPVFFEVGFVLLVPIAFNVAKRTGTSMVLVGIPMVAGLSVVHGLIPPHPAALLAVTAYGADIGKTIMYALIVGIPTAALAGPLFARLMDRYVKLPDYNPLAVQFTEEDERVKESHQLPGFGITVFTILLPVVLMLIGSWADLFTTPKTFANDFLKLIGNSVMALLIAALVSFYTFGKARGFNRETILKFTNECVAPTAIITLVVGAGGGFGRILRDSGISTAIVDVATGANVSVLVLGWLVAVMIRIATGSATVAMTTAAGIVAPIAASVPGTRPELLVLTTGAGSLILSHVNDGGFWLVKEYFNMTVAQTFKTWSVCETIISVVALLLTLGLATLV, from the coding sequence ATGGGTCCCGTCACAGGAACCACGCTCTTGGTGTATGCGCTGATCGCAGTGATCGCACTGGTGGTGCTGATTGCGCGCTACAAGCTCAACCCGTTCATTACCCTGGTCGTCGTTTCGGTGCTGCTCGGCTTTGCCGTAGGCATGCCGATGAGCGAGATCGTCAAGTCCTTTGAAGCCGGTGTCGGCGGCACCCTCGGCCATATCGCGCTGGTGGTGGGCCTGGGCACCATGCTGGGCAAGATGATGGCCGAGTCCGGCGGCGCCGAGCGCATCGCCAACACGCTGATCGATTTCTTCGGCGCGAAGAACGTGCATTGGGCGATGGCCACGATCGCGTTCATCGTCGGCCTGCCGGTGTTCTTCGAAGTGGGTTTCGTGCTGCTGGTGCCGATCGCCTTCAACGTCGCCAAGCGCACCGGCACGTCGATGGTGCTGGTCGGCATCCCGATGGTGGCCGGGCTGTCGGTGGTGCACGGCCTGATTCCGCCGCACCCGGCCGCGCTGCTCGCGGTGACCGCCTATGGCGCCGATATCGGCAAGACCATCATGTATGCGCTGATCGTCGGCATCCCCACCGCGGCGCTGGCGGGCCCGCTGTTCGCCAGGCTGATGGACCGCTACGTCAAGCTGCCCGACTACAACCCGCTGGCCGTGCAGTTCACCGAAGAGGACGAGCGCGTCAAGGAATCGCACCAGTTGCCGGGCTTCGGCATCACGGTGTTCACCATCCTGCTGCCGGTGGTGCTGATGCTGATCGGCAGCTGGGCCGACCTGTTCACCACGCCCAAGACCTTCGCCAACGATTTCCTGAAGCTGATCGGCAACTCGGTGATGGCGCTGCTGATCGCCGCGCTGGTGAGCTTCTACACCTTCGGCAAGGCGCGCGGCTTCAATCGCGAAACCATCCTCAAGTTCACCAACGAATGCGTGGCGCCCACCGCCATCATCACGCTGGTGGTCGGTGCCGGCGGCGGCTTCGGCCGCATCCTGCGCGATTCTGGCATCTCCACCGCCATCGTCGACGTTGCCACGGGCGCCAACGTGTCGGTGCTGGTGCTGGGCTGGCTGGTCGCGGTGATGATCCGTATCGCCACGGGCTCGGCGACGGTCGCCATGACCACCGCCGCCGGCATCGTCGCGCCGATTGCCGCTAGCGTGCCCGGCACCCGGCCCGAACTGCTGGTGCTGACCACCGGCGCCGGTTCGCTGATACTGTCGCACGTGAATGACGGCGGCTTCTGGCTGGTCAAGGAGTACTTCAACATGACCGTGGCCCAGACCTTCAAGACCTGGTCGGTCTGCGAAACCATCATCTCGGTGGTGGCGCTGCTGCTGACGCTGGGCCTGGCCACGCTGGTCTGA
- a CDS encoding RidA family protein has product MDIKRFGVEGGTGTGGQHMPFARAVAADGWLYVSGQVPMVNGEVIDGGIVPQTHQAIKNVLAILAEAGYGPEHVVRCGVWLDDTRDFASFNKIFKEYFGANPPARACVQSSMVVDCKVEVDCIAYKKPAA; this is encoded by the coding sequence ATGGACATCAAACGATTCGGCGTCGAAGGCGGCACCGGTACCGGCGGCCAGCACATGCCCTTTGCCCGCGCAGTGGCGGCCGATGGCTGGCTCTATGTCTCCGGCCAGGTGCCGATGGTCAACGGCGAGGTCATCGACGGCGGCATCGTGCCCCAGACCCACCAGGCCATCAAGAACGTGCTGGCCATCCTGGCCGAGGCCGGCTACGGCCCCGAGCACGTCGTGCGCTGCGGCGTGTGGCTGGACGACACGCGCGACTTTGCCTCGTTCAACAAGATCTTCAAGGAATACTTCGGCGCCAACCCGCCCGCGCGCGCCTGCGTGCAGTCGAGCATGGTGGTGGACTGCAAGGTCGAGGTGGACTGCATCGCCTACAAGAAGCCGGCGGCGTGA
- a CDS encoding N-acyl-D-amino-acid deacylase family protein yields MPHLFDTLIRCVTLIDGSGAAARLADVALRDGRIARIDAPGAIDPDAAAHVVEGDGLVLAPGFIDVHTHDDTNVVRQPEMTPKLSQGVTTVVVGNCGISAAPVTLAGEPPDPMNLLGHADAFRYPDFKAYVDAVEAARPAVNVAALVGHTALRSNHMDRFDRAATPQEIAAMRAQLEEALQHGALGLSTGLAYANAFSAPTEEVLALAEPLANAGALYATHLRSEFAEILDAMDEAFRIGRHARVPVVISHLKCAGVANWGRSTEVLDALDGAQRWQPVGCDCYPYTASSSTLDLKQVTSDFDIMVTWSEGAPEMSGRLLADIAAEWQVDLNQAARRLMPAGAVYHCMEDADVDRILSHPATVVGSDGLPNDPLPHPRLWGAFPRVLGHYARDRELFPLTVAVNKMTGMSAERFGLRQRGFVREGYWADLVLFDAATIRDAASFTDPMQPAEGIASVWVNGELSWQQRQSTGVRAGRFLPRGAA; encoded by the coding sequence ATGCCACACCTGTTCGATACCCTGATCCGCTGCGTGACGCTGATCGACGGCTCCGGCGCGGCCGCGCGCCTGGCCGACGTGGCCTTGCGCGATGGCCGCATCGCCCGCATCGATGCCCCCGGCGCGATCGACCCCGATGCGGCCGCGCACGTGGTCGAGGGCGACGGCCTGGTGCTCGCCCCCGGCTTTATCGACGTGCATACGCACGACGACACCAACGTGGTACGCCAGCCCGAGATGACGCCCAAGCTGTCGCAGGGCGTCACCACCGTGGTGGTCGGCAACTGCGGCATCAGCGCCGCGCCGGTCACGCTGGCGGGCGAGCCGCCCGACCCGATGAACCTGCTGGGCCATGCCGACGCCTTCCGCTATCCGGATTTCAAGGCCTATGTCGATGCGGTCGAGGCCGCGCGGCCCGCGGTCAATGTCGCCGCGCTGGTCGGCCATACCGCGCTGCGCAGCAACCATATGGACCGCTTCGATCGCGCCGCCACGCCGCAGGAAATCGCGGCGATGCGCGCGCAGCTGGAAGAAGCGCTGCAGCACGGCGCGCTGGGCCTGTCCACCGGCCTGGCCTACGCCAACGCCTTCAGCGCGCCGACCGAGGAAGTGCTGGCGCTGGCCGAGCCGCTGGCCAACGCCGGCGCGCTCTACGCCACCCATTTGCGCAGCGAATTCGCCGAGATCCTCGATGCCATGGACGAGGCCTTCCGCATCGGCCGCCATGCGCGCGTGCCGGTAGTGATCTCGCACCTGAAATGCGCCGGCGTGGCCAACTGGGGCCGCAGCACCGAGGTGCTGGATGCGCTCGACGGCGCGCAGCGCTGGCAGCCGGTCGGCTGCGACTGCTATCCCTATACCGCCAGTTCGTCCACGCTGGACCTGAAGCAGGTCACCAGCGACTTCGACATCATGGTGACCTGGTCCGAAGGCGCACCGGAAATGAGCGGCCGCCTGCTCGCCGACATCGCCGCCGAATGGCAGGTCGACCTGAACCAGGCCGCGCGCCGGCTGATGCCCGCGGGCGCGGTCTACCACTGCATGGAAGACGCCGACGTCGACCGCATCCTGAGCCACCCCGCCACGGTGGTCGGCTCGGACGGCCTGCCCAACGACCCGCTGCCGCACCCGCGCCTGTGGGGTGCGTTCCCCCGCGTGCTGGGCCACTATGCGCGCGACCGCGAACTGTTCCCGCTGACCGTGGCCGTCAACAAGATGACCGGCATGTCGGCCGAGCGCTTCGGCCTGCGCCAGCGCGGCTTCGTGCGCGAAGGCTACTGGGCCGACCTGGTGCTGTTCGACGCCGCCACCATCCGCGACGCCGCCAGCTTTACCGATCCCATGCAACCGGCCGAGGGCATTGCCTCGGTCTGGGTCAACGGCGAGCTGTCATGGCAGCAGCGCCAGAGCACCGGCGTGCGCGCCGGCCGGTTCCTGCCCCGCGGCGCGGCCTGA
- a CDS encoding MurR/RpiR family transcriptional regulator, with amino-acid sequence MTAPFDILTRIAERGPALRLAEQKVAQVVLEDLAGAAAASINELARQAGVSEASVTRFAKAIGCRDVRDLKLRLAQAAAVGARFLQLGNVPAADAAPATLADSIHADILTALEANRGLLDTQRIEQAARLLLGARMVYAFGMGGGSSFMADEARHRLARLGLPVASYQDALLQKMVAATLGRDDVVLAFSASGRVPEMLASCDIAREYGARLVAVTALGSPLAARADVLLPVRTLETDFIFKPSASRYAMLMVLDVLATQCALLQPDQSKERLRRLKYVLDSHRGDSGPGKGPDSRQPLGD; translated from the coding sequence ATGACCGCGCCCTTCGACATCCTGACCCGCATCGCCGAACGGGGCCCCGCCCTGCGCCTGGCCGAGCAGAAGGTGGCGCAGGTGGTGCTGGAAGACCTGGCCGGCGCCGCGGCCGCGAGCATCAACGAGCTGGCCCGGCAGGCCGGCGTCAGCGAAGCCAGCGTGACGCGCTTTGCCAAGGCGATCGGCTGCCGCGACGTGCGCGACCTGAAGCTGCGCCTGGCCCAGGCCGCGGCGGTGGGCGCGCGCTTTCTGCAGCTCGGCAACGTTCCCGCCGCCGACGCCGCGCCCGCGACGCTGGCCGACAGCATCCACGCCGACATCCTCACCGCGCTGGAAGCCAACCGTGGGCTGCTGGATACGCAGCGCATCGAGCAGGCCGCGCGCCTGTTGCTGGGCGCACGCATGGTCTACGCTTTTGGCATGGGCGGCGGCTCGTCGTTCATGGCCGATGAAGCGCGCCACCGGCTGGCGCGGCTGGGCTTGCCGGTGGCCAGCTACCAGGATGCGCTGCTGCAGAAGATGGTGGCGGCCACGCTGGGGCGCGACGACGTGGTGCTGGCCTTCTCGGCCAGCGGCCGTGTGCCGGAGATGCTGGCCAGCTGCGATATCGCGCGCGAATACGGCGCCCGCCTGGTGGCCGTGACCGCGCTGGGCTCGCCGCTGGCCGCGCGCGCCGACGTGCTGCTGCCGGTGCGCACGCTCGAGACCGATTTCATTTTCAAGCCATCGGCATCGCGCTACGCCATGCTGATGGTGCTGGACGTGCTGGCTACGCAGTGCGCGCTGCTGCAGCCGGACCAGAGCAAGGAGCGCCTGCGCCGGCTCAAGTACGTGCTGGACAGCCATCGCGGCGACAGCGGTCCCGGCAAGGGCCCCGACAGCCGCCAGCCGCTGGGAGACTGA